A genomic stretch from Chitinophaga agri includes:
- a CDS encoding DUF4259 domain-containing protein gives MGTWGTRNFENDGSQDWVFEMMDNKDGGMVADTLQFSLNKDGILDASECEDALAAAEVVAALAGKASEDFPEDPLENLDVLNLLATPALRKLAVAVVEKIRVSSEMKDLRTEEGQYESWDAVMADLVKRLTI, from the coding sequence ATGGGCACATGGGGTACCAGAAACTTCGAAAATGATGGCTCTCAAGACTGGGTATTTGAAATGATGGACAACAAAGATGGCGGTATGGTTGCCGACACGCTTCAGTTCTCCCTTAACAAAGATGGTATACTGGATGCATCTGAGTGCGAAGACGCACTGGCTGCTGCAGAAGTAGTTGCAGCTCTCGCCGGTAAAGCAAGCGAAGACTTTCCTGAAGATCCACTGGAAAACCTGGACGTTCTCAACCTGTTAGCTACGCCTGCTTTACGTAAGCTGGCTGTTGCTGTTGTTGAGAAGATCAGGGTTTCTTCTGAAATGAAAGACCTTAGAACAGAAGAAGGACAGTATGAAAGCTGGGACGCTGTGATGGCTGATCTCGTAAAGAGACTGACTATCTGA
- a CDS encoding NupC/NupG family nucleoside CNT transporter: MGRFQGLIGIILILGLAYLASNNKKKINFRLVISGIGLQVLIALLIFKVSFVFRFFQGVGKAMGKLEDFARQGAAFVYGGIAVETKPPTAGAPASFSNYLTGGFVFAFNITAAIILVCCLVAILYHFGVMQRIVSVIAKAMNVIMRVSGAEALSNVASAFVGQIEAQVMIRPYLPYMTRSELLASMSGSLACIAGGILVVYSNMGKAAGMDLAPMLITASLMAAPGALVISKIVFPETEESQTMGKVKLEVKSQYVNVIDAITHGAGDGFKIAMNVIAMIIGFIALIAFLDWGLLKIGHIFNPDFDLSLNWIFGKLFYPVAWAMGVPSGDVNSVATLLGQKLTINEFIAFKNLTDKNIPVLTEKGLLIVSIAVCGFANFSSVGMQIGGIGVLAPERRADLASLGLKALFCGTLASYLSATIAGILI, from the coding sequence ATGGGACGTTTCCAAGGACTCATCGGGATAATCCTTATCCTGGGACTTGCTTACTTAGCTTCAAACAACAAGAAAAAGATCAACTTCCGGCTGGTGATCAGCGGAATAGGTTTACAGGTATTGATAGCCCTCCTCATCTTTAAGGTAAGTTTCGTTTTTCGTTTCTTCCAGGGCGTGGGTAAAGCCATGGGTAAACTGGAGGACTTCGCCCGTCAGGGTGCGGCCTTCGTATATGGAGGTATCGCGGTAGAGACAAAGCCACCTACTGCCGGGGCACCGGCCAGCTTCAGTAACTACCTGACAGGGGGGTTCGTATTTGCCTTCAATATTACTGCAGCTATCATATTGGTATGTTGCCTTGTAGCCATCCTTTACCATTTTGGCGTCATGCAGCGTATCGTGTCAGTTATTGCGAAAGCGATGAATGTCATTATGCGGGTAAGTGGTGCAGAAGCGCTGAGTAACGTCGCGAGTGCTTTTGTCGGGCAGATCGAGGCGCAGGTGATGATCAGACCTTACCTTCCGTATATGACCCGCAGTGAACTGCTGGCATCGATGAGTGGTAGCCTGGCCTGTATTGCGGGAGGTATTCTCGTAGTATATTCTAATATGGGTAAGGCAGCGGGTATGGACCTCGCTCCTATGCTGATCACGGCGAGTCTGATGGCGGCGCCGGGCGCACTGGTGATCTCCAAGATCGTGTTTCCGGAAACGGAAGAATCGCAGACGATGGGGAAAGTGAAGCTGGAAGTGAAAAGTCAGTATGTGAACGTGATAGATGCGATCACCCATGGTGCGGGCGATGGTTTTAAAATAGCCATGAACGTAATAGCGATGATCATCGGTTTTATCGCCCTGATCGCTTTCCTGGACTGGGGACTGCTGAAGATCGGACATATATTCAATCCTGACTTTGACCTGAGCCTGAACTGGATCTTCGGGAAGCTCTTCTACCCCGTGGCGTGGGCAATGGGCGTCCCTTCCGGCGATGTGAACAGTGTGGCGACCCTGCTGGGCCAAAAGCTCACCATCAACGAATTTATCGCTTTCAAGAACCTGACAGACAAGAACATCCCTGTCCTCACGGAGAAGGGCCTGCTGATCGTCAGTATCGCTGTTTGTGGTTTCGCTAACTTCAGTAGCGTAGGTATGCAGATCGGGGGCATCGGCGTACTGGCGCCTGAAAGACGTGCTGATCTGGCCAGTCTGGGACTGAAAGCACTCTTCTGTGGCACACTGGCATCTTACCTGTCGGCCACTATTGCCGGCATACTCATTTAA